Proteins from a single region of Diorhabda sublineata isolate icDioSubl1.1 chromosome 2, icDioSubl1.1, whole genome shotgun sequence:
- the LOC130453433 gene encoding retinol dehydrogenase 11-like isoform X1, producing MQIMLNTILPFFAIINNFTMTLLFLYYIFPTVLLLALIRKYRESKWGKCNNNIQLDGKTVIITGANSGIGFEVAKELASRKASVILACRTLTKAKETCVTIQQNIKEAVLVPMELDLASLKSIKKFSDEIKKNYKEIHILINNAGVSYPSSTRLETADNFEIHFGVNYLGHFYLTNLLLDELNISSGKSRVVVVASSLHERGEINLDNLNNEKLTSKNLYANSKLANIYFTQELARRTKDKNINVYACCPGWVYTGLFRYTIRWYHFFVVAPVAFFFMRSSGQGAQTPIYCATEPKLENETGLLYRDCKLYDSKAIFYDSISTKLWVKTEEMIKDALKVK from the exons ATGCAGATAATGTTAAACACTATTCTTCCTTTTTTTGCGATTATTAACAACTTCACGATGACACTTCTGTTTT tatattatatttttccgACTGTCCTACTTTTGGCGTTGATAAGAAAATATCGTGAATCAAAATGGGGTAAATGCAACAATAACATTCAACTAGATGGAAAAACTGTTATAATTACTGGTGCAAATTCGGGTATTGGATTTGAAGTAGCCAAAGAATTAGCCTCTAGAAAAGCTTCTGTTATATTAGCGTGTCGAACTCTAACGAAAGCAAAAGAAACTTGTGTTacaattcaacaaaatataaaagaagcTGTCCTT GTGCCTATGGAGTTGGATTTAGcatcattaaaatcaataaaaaaattctcggatgaaataaaaaagaattataaagaAATACACATATTAATAAACAACGCTGGCGTTTCATATCCTAGTTCAACAAGACTAGAAACTgctgataattttgaaattcattttggAGTCAATTATTTAGGACACTTCTATTTAACAAATCTCTTACTAGATGAACTGAACATTTCGTCAGGAAAAAGTAGAGTGGTAGTTGTTGCCTCTTCTTTACACGAAAGAGGTGAAATAAATCTggataatttaaataatgagaaattaaCCAGCAAGAATTTATACGCCAACTCAAAATTAGCTAATATTTATTTCACACAGGAATTAGCAAGAAGGACAaaggataaaaatattaatgtatatGCTTGTTGTCCTGGTTGGGTTTATACAGGATTGTTTAGATATACCATCAGATGGTACCACTTTTTTGTTGTAGCTCCTGTTGCCTTCTTTTTTATGAGAAGTTCTGGTCAG GGTGCTCAAACTCCAATTTATTGCGCTACTGAACCAAAACTAGAAAATGAAACTGGACTGTTATACAGGGACTGTAAGCTTTATGATAGCAAAGCGATTTTTTATGATAGCATCTCGACGAAACTTTGGGTGAAGACTGAGGAGATGATTAAAGATGCACTGAAAGTTAAATAA
- the LOC130453433 gene encoding retinol dehydrogenase 11-like isoform X2 has translation MGFLVYYIFPTVLLLALIRKYRESKWGKCNNNIQLDGKTVIITGANSGIGFEVAKELASRKASVILACRTLTKAKETCVTIQQNIKEAVLVPMELDLASLKSIKKFSDEIKKNYKEIHILINNAGVSYPSSTRLETADNFEIHFGVNYLGHFYLTNLLLDELNISSGKSRVVVVASSLHERGEINLDNLNNEKLTSKNLYANSKLANIYFTQELARRTKDKNINVYACCPGWVYTGLFRYTIRWYHFFVVAPVAFFFMRSSGQGAQTPIYCATEPKLENETGLLYRDCKLYDSKAIFYDSISTKLWVKTEEMIKDALKVK, from the exons ATGGGTTTTctagtatattatatttttccgACTGTCCTACTTTTGGCGTTGATAAGAAAATATCGTGAATCAAAATGGGGTAAATGCAACAATAACATTCAACTAGATGGAAAAACTGTTATAATTACTGGTGCAAATTCGGGTATTGGATTTGAAGTAGCCAAAGAATTAGCCTCTAGAAAAGCTTCTGTTATATTAGCGTGTCGAACTCTAACGAAAGCAAAAGAAACTTGTGTTacaattcaacaaaatataaaagaagcTGTCCTT GTGCCTATGGAGTTGGATTTAGcatcattaaaatcaataaaaaaattctcggatgaaataaaaaagaattataaagaAATACACATATTAATAAACAACGCTGGCGTTTCATATCCTAGTTCAACAAGACTAGAAACTgctgataattttgaaattcattttggAGTCAATTATTTAGGACACTTCTATTTAACAAATCTCTTACTAGATGAACTGAACATTTCGTCAGGAAAAAGTAGAGTGGTAGTTGTTGCCTCTTCTTTACACGAAAGAGGTGAAATAAATCTggataatttaaataatgagaaattaaCCAGCAAGAATTTATACGCCAACTCAAAATTAGCTAATATTTATTTCACACAGGAATTAGCAAGAAGGACAaaggataaaaatattaatgtatatGCTTGTTGTCCTGGTTGGGTTTATACAGGATTGTTTAGATATACCATCAGATGGTACCACTTTTTTGTTGTAGCTCCTGTTGCCTTCTTTTTTATGAGAAGTTCTGGTCAG GGTGCTCAAACTCCAATTTATTGCGCTACTGAACCAAAACTAGAAAATGAAACTGGACTGTTATACAGGGACTGTAAGCTTTATGATAGCAAAGCGATTTTTTATGATAGCATCTCGACGAAACTTTGGGTGAAGACTGAGGAGATGATTAAAGATGCACTGAAAGTTAAATAA
- the LOC130453429 gene encoding lipid scramblase CLPTM1L, translating into MMRPSWGSISTVLFFLFIFKSIYSLFGIFQVPVCNKGDICYKSYLHTNPKLDLYVFVSDNSRSGNLREIFHLNNFDYKSILEKQVSLDISKNVRQNGSITIYSVLVPSKYRQTEIFEELINLPDSSYIKSRLTKYSVPVSATFNLLQEKGKDVSRKPVTHLRSRYSVIMCTDDIVIPHSAVPMEIMNDFRVNRKKEFLPLFHNDIINMRLKDLVEITPLTTNLNFTYIYTPTSFGKMRFLMQIGLTLKQTLDLGFTEKDLDEVKGVFADTNLYFLCLTMFVGSVHLLLDFLSFKNDVSFWRSHKSMAGLSTRSVLWRAFSQTIVFLFLLDEGTSLLVVVPSGIGTLIEFWKVSKVFKTTLSWRGLKFNRERNETDEEKKTREYDEECMRYLSYLLYPLCVAAAVYSLIYQPHKSWYSWTINSLVNGVYAFGFLFMLPQLFINYRLKSVAALPWRAFTYRAFNTFIDDIFAFIITMPIAHRVACFRDDVVFLIYLYQRWLYPVDKTRIDSITGESVAVDKKEDKKKEN; encoded by the exons ATGATGAGACCCTCCTGGGGTTCAATTTCAAcagtattatttttcttatttatttttaaatcaatttatagTCTTTTTGGTATATTTCAAGTGCCGGTATGCAATAAAGGAGATATCTGTTATAAATCGTACTTACATACAAATCCTAAACTTGACCTATATGTTTTTGTATCTGATAATTCTAGATCAGGAAACCTTCgtgaaattttccatttaaataattttgattacaaATCGATATTAGAAAA GCAAGTAAGTcttgatatatcaaaaaatgttcGACAAAATGGTTCTATTACTATTTATTCCGTCTTGGTTCCATCTAAATACAGGCAAACCGAAATTTTTGAAGAGTTAATTAATTTACCAGACTCTTCTTACATTAAAAGCAGGTTAACGAAGTATTCTGTACCAGTAAGTGCTACTTTTAATCTACTTCAAGAAAAAGGTAAAGATGTAAGCCGGAAACCTGTTACTCACCTTCGATCTAG ATATTCTGTGATAATGTGTACTGATGACATAGTAATTCCTCATTCTGCTGTTCCAATGGAAATAATGAATGACTTTAgagtaaatagaaaaaaagaatttctaCCACTTTTTCACAATGATATTATTAACATGAGATTAAAAGATCTAGTTGAAATCACTCCACTGACTACTAACTTAAACTTTACTTATATTTATACTCCAACTTCTTTTGGAAAGATGAGATTTTTAATGCAGATTGGATTGACATTAAAACAAACTTTAGATCTAGGTTTTACTGAAAAAGATTTGGATGAAGTTAAAGGAGTTTTTGCAGATACCAATCTGTACTTTTTGTGTCTTACAATGTTTGTAGGCAGTGTACAT TTACTTCTTGATTTTCTGTCATTTAAAAATGATGTTAGCTTTTGGAGATCACACAAATCTATGGCAGGATTGTCTACAAGAAGTGTTTTGTGGAGGGCGTTTTCTCAAACTATAgtgtttctttttttgttagATGAAGGTACATCTCTTTTAGTTGTTGTACCAAGTGGCATTGGTACTTTAATAGAG ttttggAAAGTGAGTAAAGTATTTAAAACGACTCTGAGCTGGAGAGGTTTAAAATTCAATAGGGAGAGAAATGAAACtgacgaagaaaaaaaaactagagaATATGATGAAGAGTGCATGCGGTATTTGAGTTATCTTTTGTATCCTCTATGTGTAGCAGCAGCAGTTTACTCCCTTATTTACCAGCCACACAAAAG ttggTACTCGTGGACGATCAACAGTTTGGTAAATGGAGTCTACGCTTTTGGCTTCTTATTTATGCTTCCTCAATTGTTCATCAACTATCGTTTGAAATCGGTGGCTGCTTTGCCGTGGAGAGCTTTCACCTACAGGGCGTTCAACACATTTATCGATGACATATTTGCTTTCATCATCACCATGCCAATAGCACACAGGGTAGCTTGCTTTAGAGACGACGTTGTATTTTTGATATACCTATATCAAAGATG gttGTATCCTGTGGATAAAACCAGAATTGATAGTATTACTGGGGAAAGTGTTGCTGTCGATAAAAAGGAAGataagaagaaagaaaattaa
- the LOC130453435 gene encoding repetitive organellar protein-like: MKKKPQQCTRQGKSNTNIRSFLSNLKENDLHFEDSQITQCVFLGVLRLKPVPSVFSSNLVPSVVVDNKSKRFKNNNLAKDINKNVSRKKDINKVISGRIGKKNTEKIKASIKKFPTKNSVIKLKFNMNRDKQETSSVNVTEAVRILPESLTKITPESVLTNKTITLNPITTVTAFNPVQNLFDKLKQQLDDKYSPSITEVSKESLFSNELLDVDKSSKKQKKSNKKNKSDKSSLHSLPSSSSSFSDNGYYSSNSLHTKSCEDVLLSNNNDIDDEDDCELLLNTNPGFVTHKNNDNNDVILIPDDTSNRSSPNQDVIIIDDVKNVRMSPRLNKNEQNSSNMKQKVIDANNIINLVETETNKKPQKISTDKPIKRRRTLIPAAIPSIFFNTPRLLRSELGQKKGAQPETRSVKLQKPENKQLVKQKREKMETKLKDDTENLIYEVVKSTEILKHSTETETKSQDQELIVEQSPPKVEPLIIKLKKSTEKVSNNTDQNGNEDIKNKEKNHKADAGKVTKNLFFPRLLRSDINQQKDTKIKKSPKVLEKLEIETLNSTYETDITLSPPGKISVKSTKDLFENTSDLMANSCLGEKKTSSSGKKSPVGIRRSLRSDFCQEESNSRIINIEDTQETTTVIEIVDNSKHSSDENVDTINHPNVQRQFRSAQSHKENELINVDKTDIDEGTNTDIFKDQRSETESVQTQSIDIEIIDVDLYEEKSKNNESHQKKSDDVNVIDEEVLSDENNQENINNPDIIDVDNIETIEEASSKSCKLKSIAVVQPMSRPTRTPQKKVNDIEPTEIVNPSKVTPEKTRKNKNIDQLVQKKTPQKKSGDLDINTNYPKDDRSRKDSRAVTVTERRQLRSDDTQNASTANTESIKQRTLRSNIVEETGSVEHVQTPKSISLKFGDGSTSISEVEPKLLGSSDDPGNLNMSKRLVQDKEIIDGAKELVGSENVPIVKVECETGKNKNVKKTLCSRNKVVMNKSAKETKKIIGLQTEKKRTDSTNEVNLKKIVLKSNKKNKKITNKDNKIKKIFKSDISHKRTADYQIINQADLIVNTTRSHSKMNISDSVELKKEQSSDIFTNESDKDELSKRSTSQKKLLKDTKQSTTVKVRKVGRPKKNPFAKQSSRIEDSKSTEVLKKTADVVIMEQAETLIVHTKRSASKSKESNVEKPEIDKVKTKNIDVSVEQAENLESSDVIKGEQKKVTKKKELLKKTKGSKGKQKVAVKVIKPSNKKALLKRKSPQKKQENLNMITVVDERKSRKQSKVSPKSLRSSINPIAIKKELIPPVVEKVVAIIHTEPKPKDSYKTPEKKQTQKNPIRNKARISKSQNFDDINVVKEIAPAKYDKLRKNEDKKVISDKSRVISKKKNILVAKKVRDNKKNGAKRQNKTKTILDKSELKNIPDESKQKLIKQVKNKLKNSKNGNLFEKNKKKSSKKSNIDWQNNDIIKKIIQEIKNTIFKRDSSKSVSSSKKIKQKKTAKPTVKPEVKKKKIIRAAKKKILRTKEALKRKLRSARSTETTDSNQNDPPTKQEPQKPPETEENATDKNDSVIIINEVTLPKDINIVDKIINPTNQYSTTTNVGIIDSKKNDITVFDFDESEPESSTLRPPKPNDNPDGNVNKSNKQIEPQKKLYSRIPPKEHVEVSAPQKSLSRLTDTAEYDKRIFFENPTGTKVPQKRLYSEILVYSEDEEGETLKRTEIPQQKNASIESDTNLEVPSKKRKLLIPYLDDDGKPRKLWSIIDSPSLPRSISPPITPSVNPRRNVTPPRTIEQTAPSTSREKSPEPSASSDKKSPLKQPTIIEMFSKVWMKKENSSKTVSEGREEDNQVFSRPLPRVTNLPIAPSPARERLEDDDSDTESRVEWVPEEYAEYKFKYSSTKMMQYKPIFKCKICMMMAPSYYKLLKHRKEHEKKDKPYTCPQCGIDFANVDDFSAHLRIHKGKHPYMCPKCDAGFWTKSAYEAHIPVHILKKVKQPVKKFRCDICAKEFSKLCDVERHTRVHTGEKPCICNICNKRFQQAHNLSKHLITHLHIKPFVCEICNKQFGRNDVLRRHLLTHSVDKPVKCSVCFKGFIRHSQLLQHMRRKHLDVPVDDLREQFGDEEDLRDNRNEPDKQRTSSSVVEKKGGIKTEA, translated from the exons atgaagaaaaagccACAGCAATGCACGAGACAAGGTAAATCTAATACTAACATTAGAAGTTTTTTAAGTAATCTTAAAGAGAATGATCTACATTTTGAAGATAGTCAGATAACTCAGTGTGTATTTTTGGGGGTATTAAGATTGAAACCAGTGCCTTCTGTATTTTCAAGCAATCTCGTGCCTTCAGTAGTCGTAGATAATAAGTCTaaacgatttaaaaataataatcttgCTAAGgatataaacaaaaacgtgtcAAGGAAAAAGGACATTAACAAAGTTATTAGCGGTAGAATCGGTAagaaaaataccgaaaaaataAAAGCTTCCATTAAAAAATTTCCTACTAAAAATTCTGTTATTAAATTGAAGTTCAATATGAATAGAGACAAACAGGAGACATCATCTGTTAATGTAACCGAAGCAGTTAGAATACTACCAGAATCTCTGACAAAAATAACACCAGAATCAGTcttaacaaataaaacaataacattGAATCCTATAACAACTGTAACAGCATTTAACCCTGtccaaaatctttttgataAGCTCAAACAACAATTAGATGATAAATATAGTCCTAGCATTACTGAAGTTAGTaaagaaagtttattttccaatgAACTATTAGATGTAGATAAGTCTTCCAAAAAGcaaaagaaatcaaataaaaaaaataagtctgATAAATCATCTTTGCATTCACTGCCATCATCAAGTAGCTCATTTTCTGATAATGGTTATTATTCATCTAATAGTTTACATACAAAATCATGTGAAGATGTacttttatctaataataatgatatagaTGATGAAGACGATTGTGAGTTACTACTAAATACAAATCCTGGTTTTGTCacacataaaaataatgataataatgatgTGATTTTAATTCCTGATGATACTTCAAACAGATCATCACCTAATCAAGATGTAATAATTATCGATGATGTAAAAAATGTCAGGATGTCACCtagattgaataaaaatgaacaaaatagtTCTAACATGAAGCAAAAAGTTATTGAtgctaataatataataaatttagtaGAAACAGAGACAAACAAAAAACCACAAAAGATTTCAACAGATAAACCAATTAAAAGAAGGCGTACGCTGATACCTGCAGCTATTCcttctatatttttcaatacaccAAGATTACTAAGATCAGAACTGGGTCAGAAAAAAGGAGCTCAGCCAGAAACTAGAAGTGTTAAACTACAAAAAcctgaaaataaacaattggtgaaacaaaaaagagaaaaaatggaaactaaaTTAAAAGATGATACAGAAAATTTGATATACGAAGTAGTAAAATCTACCGAAATCCTCAAACATTCTACAGAGACAGAGACTAAATCTCAAGATCAAGAACTAATTGTTGAACAGTCTCCACCTAAAGTGGAACCACtcataattaaactaaaaaaatcgaCAGAAAAAGTTTCTAATAACACAGATCAAAATGGCAATGAGGATattaagaataaagaaaaaaatcacaaagcTGATGCTGGAAAAGTtactaaaaatttgttctttcCTAGATTATTAAGATCTGACatcaatcaacaaaaagatacaaaaataaaaaaatcacccaaagttttagaaaaattagaGATTGAGACTCTTAATTCGACTTATGAAACAGATATCACACTTTCTCCCCCAGGAAAGATAAGTGTAAAGTCTACCAAAgatctttttgaaaatacttcTGATTTAATGGCAAATTCTTGTTTAGGGGAAAAAAAGACTTCATCTAGCGGTAAAAAATCACCAGTAGGTATTCGCAGATCTCTTAGATCAGATTTTTGTCAAGAAGAAAGTAATTCTAGgattattaatattgaagatacaCAAGAAACTACTACAGTTATAGAAATTGTGGATAATTCTAAACATAGTTCAGATGAAAATGTAGATACCATCAACCATCCGAATGTACAAAGACAGTTCAGATCTGCTCAATCCCATAAAGAAAATGAACTTATCAACGTGGATAAAACTGATATCGATGAAGGAactaatacagatatttttaaggACCAAAGGTCTGAAACTGAGTCAGTTCAAACACAATCAATTGATATAGAGATTATAGATGTTGATTTATACGAGGAAAAgtctaaaaataatgaatccCACCAGAAAAAATCAGATGATGTAAACGTTATTGACGAAGAAGTTTTATCTGACGAAAACAACcaggaaaatattaataatccaGATATAATAGATGTTGATAATATAGAAACAATAGAGGAGGCATCATCGAAGAGCTGTAAATTAAAAAGCATAGCAGTGGTACAACCAATGTCGAGACCAACACGAACGCCCCAGAAAAAAGTGAATGATATTGAACCAACTGAAATTGTGAATCCATCCAAAGTAACTCCCgagaaaacgagaaaaaataaaaacatcgatCAGCTGGTGCAAAAAAAAACACCCCAGAAAAAATCAGGTGATTTAGACATCAATACAAACTACCCAAAAGATGACAGATCTAGGAAAGATAGCAGAGCCGTGACTGTCACTGAACGGAGACAATTGAGATCAGATGATACTCAGAATGCTTCTACTGCTAATACTGAATCAATTAAACAGAGAACATTGAGATCTAATATTGTAGAAGAAACTGGAAGTGTAGAACATGTACAAACACCAAAGTCTATTAGTTTAAAGTTTGGTGATGGTTCAACGTCGATTTCCGAAGTTGAACCTAAACTGCTAGGATCTAGTGATGATCCTGGTAACCTAAATATGTCGAAACGTTTAGTACAAGACAAGGAAATTATAGATGGAGCAAAAGAGCTCGTTGGATCAGAAAATGTTCCAATTGTCAAAGTTGAATGTGAAACAGGaaagaataaaaatgttaaGAAGACTTTGTGTAGCAGAAATAAAGTTGTAATGAATAAATCCGCgaaagaaacaaagaaaattattggcctacaaacagaaaaaaagcGGACGGATTCTACTAATGAAGTAAACTTGAAAAAGATCGTACTCAAAtctaataaaaagaataaaaaaatcaccaacaaggataataaaattaagaaaatatttaaatctgATATAAGTCATAAAAGAACTGCcgattatcaaataataaatcaagCTGATCTGATTGTAAACACAACCAGAAGCCATTCTAAAATGAATATATCGGATTCGGTTGAACTTAAAAAAGAACAATCGTCTGATATTTTCACTAACGAATCAGACAAAGACGAGCTATCGAAGAGATCGACATCTCAAAAGAAATTGCTAAAGGATACAAAGCAAAGTACAACGGTTAAAGTAAGAAAAGTTGGCCGTCCTAAAAAAAATCCATTCGCTAAACAATCTTCCCGAATAGAAGATTCAAAATCTACAGAGGTGCTAAAAAAAACAGCGGATGTTGTCATCATGGAACAAGCTGAAACTTTAATAGTTCACACGAAGAGAAGCGCCTCCAAATCAAAAGAATCTAATGTAGAAAAACCTGAAATAGATAAAGTTAAGACTAAAAATATCGATGTTAGTGTTGAACAAGCAGAAAATTTGGAATCATCCGATGTGATTAAAGGcgaacaaaaaaaagttacgaaaaagaaagaattactaaaaaaaactaaaggtagtaaaggaaaacaaaaagttGCTGTAAAAGTAATAAAACCAAGCAATAAGAAAGCTTTACTTAAAAGAAAATCTCCTCAAAAGAAACAGGAGAATTTGAATATGATTACAGTGGTTGACGAAAGGAAAAGTAGAAAACAAAGTAAAGTTTCTCCAAAAAGTCTTAGATCGAGCATAAATCCCATCgcaattaaaaaagaattaattCCCCCAGTCGTAGAAAAAGTAGTAGCTATTATACATACCGAACCCAAACCAAAAGATTCTTACAAAACTCCAGagaaaaaacaaacacaaaaaaatccaattagAAATAAAGCGAGAATatcaaaatctcaaaattttgatgATATAAATGTTGTTAAGGAAATCGCACCAGCAAAATACGATAAACttagaaaaaatgaagataaaaaagttatttcggATAAAAGTAGAGTcatttccaaaaagaaaaatattttagttgcaAAGAAAGTtagagataataaaaaaaatggagcTAAAAGacagaataaaacaaaaacgattttaGACAAATCAGAATTGAAGAATATTCCAGATgaatctaaacaaaaattgattaaacaagtgaaaaataaactgaaaaattctaaaaatggaaatctgtttgaaaaaaacaaaaagaaatcttcgaaaaaatctaatatagattggcaaaataacgatattatcaaaaagataatacaagaaataaaaaatactattttcaaaCGAGATTCTAGCAAATCAGTGTCGagcagtaaaaaaataaaacagaaaaaaaccgCCAAACCAACTGTAAAACCCGAggttaaaaagaagaaaatcatACGAGCCGCGAAAAAGAAAATACTACGAACGAAAGAAGCTCTAAAAAGAAAGCTAAGATCGGCAAGAAGCACTGAAACTACAGATTCAAATCAAAATGATCCTCCAACGAAACAGGAACCACAAAAACCGCCAGAAACCGAAGAAAACGCAACAGATAAAAACGATTCCGTAATTATAATCAACGAAGTTACATTACCGAAAGATATAAATAtcgtagataaaataataaacccTACAAATCAATATTCAACTACTACCAACGTCGGAATAATCGATTCCAAAAAGAATGATATAACCGTTTTCGATTTCGACGAATCCGAACCCGAATCATCAACTCTAAGACCCCCCAAACCTAATGACAATCCCGATGGAAATGTAAATAAATCTAACAAACAAATAGAACcgcaaaaaaaactttattcgaGAATACCGCCGAAGGAGCACGTAGAAGTTTCCGCACCACAAAAATCGCTTTCGCGACTAACGGACACCGCCGAGTAtgataaaagaatatttttcgaaaaccCTACTGGTACAAAAGTACCACAAAAACGCTTATACTCGGAAATTCTCGTATATTCGGAAGATGAAGAAGGAGAAACTTTAAAACGAACGGAAATACCGCAACAAAAAAACGCGTCAATTGAAAGTGATACAAACCTTGAAGTACCTTCAAAGAAACGCAAATTGCTCATTCCATACCTAGACGATGACGGTAAACCTCGGAAGTTATGGTCAATTATAGATTCACCATCTCTTCCTAGATCTATATCACCGCCAATAACCCCGTCGGTTAATCCGCGTCGTAACGTTACACCTCCAAGGACAATAGAGCAAACAGCTCCGAGTACTTCCAGGGAAAAGTCCCCGGAACCGAGCGCTTCATCCGATAAGAAATCTCCTTTGAAACAACCGACTATTATAGAAATGTTCAGCAAAGTTTGGATGAAGAAAGAAAATTCCAGTAAAACGGTTTCGGAAGGTCGGGAAGAAGATAACCAAGTGTTTTCGAGACCGTTACCGCGTGTTACGAATTTACCTATAGCACCAAGCCCCGCGAGAGAAAGATTAGAAGACGATGACAGCGATACCGAGAGTAGAGTCGAATGGGTACCGGAAGAATATGCCGaatacaaattcaaatattcttcgACCAAGATGATGCAGTACAAACCAATATTTAAATGTAAGATTTGCATGATGATGGCACCTTCTTACTACAAATTGTTGAAGCATCGCAAGGAGCACGAAAAGAAGGACAAACCGTATACGTGTCCGCAATGTGGGATCGATTTCGCGAACGTCGACGACTTCTCCGCTCATCTCAGAATCCACAAAg GCAAACATCCTTACATGTGTCCAAAGTGTGATGCTGGATTCTGGACCAAGAGTGCTTATGAAGCCCACATTCCAGTACACATTCTCAAAAAAGTTAAACAACCAGTTAAAAAGTTCCGTTGCGATATCTGTGCCAAGGAGTTCAGCAAACTTTGTGATGTGGAAAGACATACCCGTGTCCATACCGgagaaaaaccctgtatatgtAACATTTGTAATAAAAGGTTCCAACAGGCACATAATCTAAGCAAACACTTAATAACACATCTACACATCAAACCATTTGTCTGCGAGATCTGCAATAAACAGTTTGGAAGAAATGATGTACTCAGAAGGCACCTTCTAACACATTCAGTAGATAAACCAGTCAAGTGTTCTGTTTGTTTCAAAGGTTTTATAAGACATTCACAATTATTACAGCACATGAGGCGGAAACATCTCGATGTTCCAGTTGATGATTTAAGAGAACAATTTGGCGATGAAGAAGATTTGAGAGACAACAGAAATGAACCTGACAAACAGCGTACCAGTTCATCTGTTGTTGAAAAAAAGGGAGGAATTAAAACAGAAGCTTAG
- the LOC130453436 gene encoding zinc finger protein 41-like, giving the protein MPKTRSDIQEQMSRDTRIVNNLTKSICTEKSDNNIVDIKKENIDNLGTISNQYIEQTTKRKIKDKTTKDKQSTKKDRNVNTLKFDPVIIKVNDKEVMSIPEYPDIRLKVVKGGKHPYMCPKCDAGFWTKSAYKAHSPIHVLKKTKQPVKKFRCDICAKEFSKLCDVERHTRVHTGEKPCICNICNKRFQVLHNLNKHLLTHVHIKPFYCEICNKQFSRNDILRRHLLTHSVDKPFKCSVCLRGFIRHEQLLQHMKQKHFSIPVDLREQFVTEKDISNSNLSDVEIKEGIKIEV; this is encoded by the exons ATGCCGAAGACAAGATCAGATATACAAGAACAAATGTCGAGGGACACAAGGATAGTAAACAATCTGACAAAAAGTATATGTACCGAAAAATCGGATAATAATATagtagatattaaaaaagaaaacatcgataATTTAGGTACAATTTCTAACCAATATATAGAGCAAACAACAAAACGAAAGATTAAAGATAAAACTACCAAAGATAAACAAAGTACGAAAAAAGATAGAAATGTAAACACTTTAAAATTTGATCCAGTAATTATTAAAGTTAATGATAAGGAAGTTATGTCTATTCCAGAATATCCTGATATAAGACTTAAAGTTGTTAAAGGGG GTAAACATCCTTATATGTGTCCAAAGTGTGATGCTGGATTCTGGACCAAAAGTGCTTACAAAGCCCACAGTCCAATACACGTTCTCAAAAAGACCAAACAACCAGTCAAAAAGTTCCGTTGTGATATTTGTGCAAAAGAGTTTAGCAAACTTTGTGATGTGGAAAGACATACCCGTGTCCATACTGGAGAAAAACCATGTATATgtaatatttgtaacaaaagATTCCAAGTACTACATAATCTTAACAAACATTTGTTAACACATGTACACATAAAACCATTTTACTGTGAGATCTGCAACAAACAGTTTTCAAGAAATGACATACTCCGAAGGCACCTTCTAACTCATTCAGTAGATAAACCATTCAAGTGTTCTGTATGTCTTAGAGGTTTTATAAGGCATGAGCAATTGCTACAGCacatgaaacaaaaacatttcagTATTCCAGTTGATTTAAGAGAACAATTTGTCACTGAAAAGGATATAAGTAATAGCAATTTATCTGATGTTGAAATAAAGGAGGGGATTAAAATAGAGGTCTAG